One part of the Aspergillus luchuensis IFO 4308 DNA, chromosome 5, nearly complete sequence genome encodes these proteins:
- the FKS1 gene encoding 1,3-beta-glucan synthase (COG:M;~EggNog:ENOG410PHH8;~InterPro:IPR003440,IPR026899;~PFAM:PF02364,PF14288;~TransMembrane:16 (o483-502i523-548o563-583i590-613o649-670i691-713o725-750i1329-1348o1378-1400i1421-1437o1494-1516i1587-1609o1629-1653i1665-1690o1696-1714i1822-1846o);~go_component: GO:0000148 - 1,3-beta-D-glucan synthase complex [Evidence IEA];~go_component: GO:0016020 - membrane [Evidence IEA];~go_function: GO:0003843 - 1,3-beta-D-glucan synthase activity [Evidence IEA];~go_process: GO:0006075 - (1->3)-beta-D-glucan biosynthetic process [Evidence IEA]): protein MSGYPAGHYEDGYGHQEHGDAYYQDEHGQAYYDPNDYGDSYYDRGNYYNAEGGQAYGQEGGYYDAGHQDDYYGDQYYDQGNGAPRGRRRGDSEEDSETFSDFTMRSETARAADMDYYGRGDERYNSYADSQYAGRGYNGYRPPSSQVSYGANRSSGASTPVYGMDYGNALPGGPRSREPYPAWASDGQVPVSKEEIEDIFIDLVNKFGFQRDSMRNMYDHLMTQLDSRASRMTPNQALLSLHADYIGGDNANYRRWYFAAHLDLDDAVGFANMKLGKADRKTRKARKAAKAAAQQNPENVEENLEAMEGDNSLEAAVYRWKTRMNRMSPHDRVRQLALYMLCWGEANQVRYMPECICFIFKCADDYYSSPECQSRVEPVEEFTYLNEIITPLYQFCRDQGYEISDGKYVRRERDHDKIIGYDDMNQLFWYPEGIERISFEDKTRLVDVPPAERWTKLKDVDWKKAFFKTYRETRSWFHMITNFNRIWVIHLGAFWFFTAYNAPTLYTKNYQQQLDNKPAGSKYWSAVGFGGALVGFIQICATLCEWMYVPRRWAGAQHLSKRLMFLIAVFIVNLAPGVVVFGFNNVLSETICLIIGIVHFFIALATFFFFSVMPLGGLFGSYLKKHGRQYVASQTFTASYPRLNGNDMWMSYGLWICVFGAKLVESYFFLTLSLKDPMRILSPMRIHQCAGVTYIPNVLCHAQPQILLGLMMFMDLTLFFLDSYLWYVICNTIFSVARSFYLGVSIWSPWRNIFSRLPKRIYSKVLATTDMEIKYKPKVLISQVWNAIIISMYREHLLAIDHVQKLLYHQVPSEQEGKRTLRAPTFFVSQEDQSFKTEFFPAGSEAERRISFFAQSVATPMPEPLPVDNMPTFTVLIPHYGEKILLSLREIIREDEPYSRVTLLEYLKQLHPHEWDCFVKDTKILADETSQFNGEPEKNEKDAQKSKIDDLPFYCIGFKSAAPEYTLRTRIWSSLRSQTLYRTISGFMNYSRAIKLLYRVENPEVVQMFGGNSEKLERELERMARRKFKICVSMQRYAKFNKEERENTEFLLRAYPDLQIAYLDEEPPANEGEEPRLYSALIDGHCELLDNGMRKPKFRIQLSGNPILGDGKSDNQNHSIIFYRGEYIQVIDANQDNYLEECLKIRSVLAEFEELTTDNVSPYTPGIASEAETPVAILGAREYIFSENVGVLGDVAASKEQTFGTLFARTLAQIGGKLHYGHPDFLNGIFMTTRGGISKAQKGLHLNEDIYAGMTALCRGGRIKHCEYFQCGKGRDLGFGSILNFTTKIGTGMGEQMLSREYYYLGTQLPLDRFLSFYYAHPGFHLNNMFIMLSVQMFMIVLINLGALKHETITCRYNSNLPITDPLRPTYCADLTPIIAWVNRCVVSIFIVFFISFVPLAVQELTERGLWRMATRLAKHFGSFSFMFEVFVCQIYANAVHQNLSFGGARYIGTGRGFATARIPFGVLYSRFAGPSIYAGARSLLMLLFATSTVWTPALIWFWVSLLALCISPFLFNPHQFAWHDFFIDYRDYIRWLSRGNSRSHASSWIAFCRLSRTRLTGYKRKLLGVPSEKGSGDVPRAKFTNIFFSEIIAPLVQVAVTLVPYLYINSRTGISNDNARASNAVVRIAIVAFGPIGVNAGVSGMFFGMACCMGPIFGMCCKKFGAVLAAIAHAIAVIVLLVIFEVMFFLESWSWPRMVLGMIAAAAIQRFIYKLIISLALTREFKHDQSNIAWWTGKWYNMGWHSLSQPGREFLCKITELGYFSGDFVLGHLILFIMLPALCIPYVDKFHSVILFWLRPSRQIRPPIYSLKQSKLRKRRVVRFAILYFTMLVLFLILLIAPLVARDEGISVNLNIMSLMQPLDTDNNDTISSYTGNGLPVGYSAWTPSAASASA, encoded by the exons ATGTCAGGCTATCCAGCAGGGCATTACGAAGATGGCTACGGCCATCAGGAGCATGGCGATGCGTACTACCAGGACGAACATGGCCAGGCTTATTACGATCCTAACGATTACGGTGACAGCTATTATGATAGAGG CAACTACTACAACGCAGAAGGAGGTCAGGCATATGGCCAAGAGGGTGGTTACTACGATGCTGGTCACCAGGATGACTACTACGGTGACCAGTACTATGACCAAGGAAATGGTGCACCCCGTGGGAGACGCCGTGGAGATTCTGAGGAGGATTCGGAGACCTTTAGCGATTTCACCATGAGGTCGGAAACTGCTCGAGCTGCGGATATGGATTACTATGGCCGTGGAGATGAACGTTACAACAGTTATGCCGACAGCCAGTATGCTGGTCGTGGATACAACGGATACCGGCCGCCATCTTCGCAGGTCTCGTATGGCGCCAACCGATCATCTGGCGCCTCGACACCCGTATACGGCATGGACTACGGAAACGCCCTTCCCGGTGGACCGCGTTCTCGGGAGCCATACCCAGCCTGGGCATCAGATGGCCAGGTTCCCGTCTCCAAAGAGGAGATCGAAGATATCTTCATTGACCTGGTCAACAAATTCGGTTTCCAGAGGGACAGCATGCGCAACATGTACGACCACCTGATGACACAGCTGGACTCCCGGGCCTCCAGAATGACGCCCAACCAAGCCCTTCTGTCTCTGCACGCAGACTACATTGGTGGTGACAACGCCAACTACCGCCGTTGGTATTTCGCTGCCCACCTGGATTTGGACGATGCCGTGGGATTCGCCAACATGAAGTTGGGCAAAGCAGACCGGAAGACCAGGAAGGCTCGCAAAGCGGCCAAGGCCGCAGCACAGCAGAACCCTGAAAACGTTGAGGAGAATCTCGAGGCCATGGAAGGCGACAATAGCCTGGAAGCTGCTGTGTACAGGTGGAAGACACGCATGAACCGAATGTCCCCGCATGATCGTGTGCGCCAGCTGGCTCTGTACATGCTGTGCTGGGGTGAAGCTAACCAGGTCCGCTACATGCCTGAGTGCAtttgcttcatcttcaagtgTGCCGACGATTACTACAGCTCCCCCGAGTGCCAGAGCCGGGTCGAGCCGGTGGAGGAATTCACTTACCTGAATGAGATCATCACACCCCTCTACCAGTTCTGCCGTGACCAGGGTTATGAAATCTCGGATGGCAAGTATGTCCGCCGCGAGCGTGATCACGACAAGATCATCGGATACGATGATATGAACCAGCTTTTCTGGTACCCCGAGGGTATCGAGCGCATCTCATTTGAGGATAAGACTCGTCTGGTCGATGTTCCCCCGGCTGAAAGATGGACCAAGTTGAAGGACGTCGACTGGAAGAAAGCATTCTTCAAGACGTACAGAGAGACACGGTCTTGGTTCCACATGATCACCAACTTCAACCGTATCTGGGTAATTCACCTGGGTGCTTTCTGGTTCTTCACTGCTTACAACGCTCCCACCCTGTACACCAAGaactaccagcagcagctggacaATAAGCCCGCTGGTTCAAAGTATTGGTCTGCTGTCGGTTTTGGTGGTGCCCTAGTTGGTTTCATTCAGATCTGCGCAACGCTCTGTGAGTGGATGTATGTGCCTCGCCGGTGGGCAGGTGCTCAGCATCTCAGCAAGCGTCTGATGTTCCTCATTGCCGTCTTCATTGTCAATCTTGCTCCTGGTGTTGTGGTCTTCGGCTTCAACAACGTTCTCAGTGAGACAATTTGCCTGATTATTGGTATCGTCCACTTCTTCATTGCTCTGGCcacgttcttcttcttctctgtcATGCCTCTTGGCGGTCTGTTTGGCAGTTACCTGAAGAAGCACGGCCGTCAATATGTGGCCAGTCAAACATTCACAGCGAGCTACCCGCGCTTGAATGGCAATGACATGTGGATGTCCTATGGTCTGTGGATCTGTGTTTTCGGTGCGAAGCTGGTCGAGTCCTACTTCTTCCTGACCCTGTCATTGAAGGATCCCATGCGCATCTTGTCCCCGATGCGCATCCATCAGTGTGCTGGTGTGACCTACATCCCCAACGTGCTTTGCCACGCTCAGCCTCAGATCCTTCTCGGTCTGATGATGTTCATGGATTTgactctcttcttcctggataGTTACTTGTGGTACGTCATTTGTAACACCATCTTCTCGGTGGCGCGGTCCTTCTACCTCGGTGTCTCCATCTGGTCGCCCTGGAGAAATATCTTCTCTCGCCTACCGAAGCGTATCTACTCCAAGGTGTTGGCTACGACCGACATGGAGATCAAGTACAAGCCCAAGGTGCTCATCTCCCAAGTTTGgaacgccatcatcatctccatgtACCGTGAGCATTTGCTGGCGATTGATCACGTCCAGAAGTTGCTTTACCACCAGGTTCCCTCCGAACAAGAGGGCAAGCGTACGCTGCGGGCTCCTACCTTCTTCGTTTCCCAGGAAGATCAGTCCTTCAAGACCGAGTTCTTCCCGGCGGGTAGTGAGGCTGAGCGTCGTATCTCCTTCTTTGCCCAGTCTGTCGCTACTCCCATGCCTGAGCCTCTCCCGGTTGACAACATGCCCACTTTCACCGTCCTTATCCCCCACTACGGCGAGAAGATTCTGCTGTCGCTGCGTGAAATCATCCGTGAGGATGAGCCGTACTCTCGTGTTACTCTGCTGGAATACCTGAAGCAGCTTCACCCCCACGAGTGGGACTGCTTCGTCAAGGACACCAAGATTCTGGCTGATGAGACCTCGCAATTCAACGGCGAACCTGAGAAGAACGAGAAGGATGCGCAGAAGAGCAAGATCGATGACCTTCCCTTCTACTGCATCGGTTTCAAGTCTGCTGCTCCCGAATACACGCTCCGTACCCGTATCTGGTCCTCCCTTCGCTCTCAGACCCTGTACAGAACCATTTCCGGTTTCATGAACTACAGCAGGGCTATCAAGCTGCTTTACCGCGTTGAGAACCCCGAGGTTGTCCAGATGTTTGGTGGTAACTCCGAGAAGCTCGAACGTGAACTTGAGAGGATGGCTCGTCGCAAGTTCAAGATCTGCGTCTCCATGCAGCGTTATGCCAAGTTCAACAAGGAAGAGCGTGAAAACACCGAGTTCCTTCTGCGTGCCTACCCTGATCTCCAGATCGCTTACCTTGACGAGGAGCCCCCAGCCAACGAGGGTGAGGAGCCTCGCCTGTACTCGGCTTTGATTGATGGACACTGCGAGCTCCTTGACAACGGAATGCGCAAGCCCAAGTTCCGAATCCAGCTCTCCGGAAACCCTATTCTCGGTGATGGCAAGTCCGATAACCAGAACCACTCTATCATCTTCTACCGCGGTGAATACATCCAGGTCATTGACGCTAACCAGGATAACTACCTGGAGGAGTGTCTCAAGATCCGTAGTGTTCTGGCTGAATTCGAAGAACTCACCACCGACAATGTCTCGCCCTACACCCCTGGTATTGCCTCCGAGGCTGAGACCCCCGTCGCCATTCTCGGTGCTCGTGAATACATTTTCTCAGAGAATGTTGGTGTTCTTGGTGACGTTGCTGCCAGTAAGGAACAGACGTTCGGTACCCTGTTTGCTCGTACTCTTGCGCAGATTGGTGGAAAGCTGCACTATGGTCACCCTGATTTCCTGAACGGTATCTTCATGACTACGCGTGGTGGTATCTCCAAGGCTCAAAAGGGTCTCCACCTGAACGAGGATATTTATGCTGGTATGACTGCACTGTGCCGTGGTGGACGCATCAAGCACTGCGAGTACTTCCAGTGCGGTAAGGGTCGTGATTTGGGTTTTGGCTCCATTCTGAACTTCACAACCAAGATCGGTACTGGTATGGGTGAGCAGATGCTGTCCAGagagtactactaccttGGAACACAGCTGCCCCTCGACCGTTTCCTGTCCTTCTACTATGCTCACCCTGGTTTCCATCTTAACAACATGTTCATTATGTTGTCTGTGCAGATGTTCATGATTGTCCTGATCAACCTTGGTGCCCTGAAGCATGAAACTATCACCTGCCGTTACAACTCCAACCTGCCCATCACTGACCCTCTGCGTCCCACTTACTGTGCGGATCTTACTCCCATTATCGCCTGGGTGAACCGCTGTGtcgtctccatcttcattgtgttcttcatctccttcgttCCCCTGGCTGTCCAGGAACTGACTGAGAGAGGTCTTTGGCGCATGGCTACTCGTTTGGCCAAGCACTTTggttccttctctttcatgtTCGAAGTGTTCGTCTGCCAGATCTATGCCAACGCTGTCCACCAGAACTTGTCCTTCGGTGGTGCTCGTTACATTGGTACTGGGCGTGGGTTCGCTACGGCTCGCATCCCATTCGGTGTCTTGTACTCTCGTTTCGCCGGACCGTCCATCTATGCCGGTGCTCGTTCCCTGCTCATGCTTCTGTTCGCGACATCCACCGTCTGGACGCCCGCCCTGATCTGGTTCTGGGTTTCTCTGCTTGCTCTCTGCATTTcgcccttcctcttcaacccCCACCAGTTTGCCTGGCacgacttcttcatcgactACCGCGATTACATCAGATGGCTGTCTCGTGGTAACTCGCGCTCGCATGCTTCCTCCTGGATTGCCTTCTGCCGCCTGTCTCGTACCCGTCTCACAGGTTACAAGCGCAAGCTTCTTGGTGTTCCTTCAGAGAAGGGATCCGGCGATGTTCCCAGGGCCAAGTTCACGAACATTTTCTTCAGTGAAATCATTGCTCCTCTCGTCCAAGTTGCTGTAACTCTGGTTCCCTACCTCTACATCAACTCGAGAACTGGTATCTCCAACGACAACGCGCGCGCATCGAATGCCGTGGTTCGTATTGCGATCGTCGCTTTCGGTCCCATTGGTGTCAACGCGGGTGTCTCGGGTATGTTCTTCGGTATGGCTTGCTGTATGGGTCCCATCTTCGGCATGTGCTGCAAGAAATTCGGTGCTGTCCTCGCCGCCATTGCACACGCCATTGCTGTCATCGTTCTGCTTGTCATCTTCGAAGTCATGTTCTTCCTCGAGAGCTGGTCGTGGCCTCGCATGGTCCTGGGAATGatcgctgccgctgcaaTCCAGCGCTTCATCTACAAGCTTATCATCTCCCTCGCCCTGACCAGAGAGTTCAAGCATGACCAGTCGAACATTGCTTGGTGGACCGGAAAATGGTACAACATGGGCTGGCACTCGCTTTCCCAGCCTGGCAGAGAATTCCTCTGTAAGATTACCGAGCTCGGCTACTTCTCTGGTGACTTCGTCCTGGGCCATCttatcctcttcatcatgctTCCTGCTCTCTGCATCCCCTACGTCGACAAGTTCCACTCTGTCATCCTTTTCTGGCTGAGGCCTAG TCGTCAAATCCGCCCTCCCATCTACTCTTTGAAGCAGTCTAAGCTCCGCAAGAGAAGAGTTGTCCGCTTTGCGATCCTGTATTTCACTATGCTGGTTCTGTTCCTCATTCTTCTCATTGCTCCTCTGGTTGCCCGCGATGAAGGCATCAGCGTGAACCTCAACATCATGAGTCTTATGCAGCCCCTGGATACCGACAACAACGATACCATCTCCAGTTACACTGGTAATGGTCTCCCTGTCGGTTACTCCGCCTGGACCCCGTCCGCGGCGTCTGCATCTGCTTAG
- the lcbA gene encoding serine C-palmitoyltransferase subunit lcbA (COG:O;~EggNog:ENOG410PGFC;~InterPro:IPR004839,IPR015424,IPR015421,IPR015422;~PFAM:PF00155;~go_function: GO:0003824 - catalytic activity [Evidence IEA];~go_function: GO:0030170 - pyridoxal phosphate binding [Evidence IEA];~go_process: GO:0009058 - biosynthetic process [Evidence IEA]) — translation MDIQETQRLLSEYLHELADLFHRLPGSAIFLRYVKSSYQNDPIRSAVELFLFLFAVRYLLAPKYSTKPGVVQLSEDEVDDLVDEWTPEPLVGKPTPLEAMEVDKRTVIVGPVGPKSKLSNGRTVANLGSYNYYNFNTNESLKEKAIQTLRNYGVGPCGPRGFYGTQDVHMKTEADVASYLGTDACIIYAQAFSTISSVIPAFSKRGDIIVADKGVSFAIRKGIQISRSIVRWYEHNDMEDLERVLAKVTKEQARKPLTRRFIITEGLFESYGDMVNLPKIIELKLKYKFRLILDETWSFGVLGRTGRGVTEHQNVDAAEVDMIVGSLAGPLIAGGGFCAGSEEIVHHQRISAAAYTFSAALPALLSTTASATINLLQNSPETVTQLREHTKAMWAQLDPRSDWVYCTSSPENPMMILVLKPEVVAAKKLSLDDQQFLLQDIVDECLANGVLISRLKTLQDNFEPKQIVPPALKVCVTIGLTRKEIEKAGTTIRHAITKVLSKRK, via the exons ATGGATATCCAGGAGACTCAGCGTCTCCTTTCGGAGTACCTCCATGAACTCGCCGACCTCTTCCATCGTCTACCCGGTTCAGCGATCTTTCTACGTTATGTGAAGTCTAGTTACCAGAACGACCCGATCCGCTCGGCTGTCGaactctttctcttcttgtttgCGGTCCGCTACCTTCTCGCTCCGAAGTATTCGACTAAACCGGGTGTGGTTCAACtttcggaggatgaggttgatgatTTGGTGGATGAGTGGACTCCGGAGCCGTTGGTGGGAAAGCCTACTCCACTGGAGGCGATGGAGGTTGATAAGCGGACGGTCATTGTTGG CCCAGTTGGACCCAAGTCTAAGTTGAGCAACGGTCGGACGGTCGCCAATCTCGGTTCCTATAACTACTACAACTTTAACACGAACGAGTCgctcaaggagaaggctaTCCAGACTTTGCGAAACTACGGTGTTGGTCCTTGCGGTCCCCGCGGCTTCTATGGTACTCAGGATGTTCATATGAAGACGGAGGCTGATGTTGCCTCTTATCTCGGTACTGATGCCTGCATCATTTATGCGCAAGCCTTTTCGACAATCTCCAGTGTCATTCCTGCGTTCTCAAAGCGTGGTGATATCATTGTTGCGGACAAAGGTGTTAGCTTCGCTATTCGCAAGGGTATCCAGATCTCTCGCAGCATTGTTCGCTGGTATGAGCATAATGATATGGAAGACTTGGAGAGAGTCCTTGCAAAGGTTACCAAGGAACAAGCTAGGAAGCCTCTTACTAGGCGGTTCATTATCACCGAAGGTCTGTTTGAATCTTACGGCGACATGGTGAATTTGCCTAAGATT ATCGAGCTCAAACTCAAGTACAAGTTCCGTCTGATCCTCGATGAGACTTGGTCTTTTGGTGTTCTTGGGCGAACTGGCCGTGGTGTGACTGAGCACCAGAATGTCGATGCGGCGGAAGTTGATATGATTGTGGGCTCGCTGGCCGGCCCACTGATTGCAGGAGGTGGCTTCTGTGCTGGCTCGGAAGAGATCGTCCATCATCAGCGTATCTCGGCTGCTGCTTATACTTTCTCTGCGGCACTTCCCGCTCTTTTGTCTACCACTGCTAGTGCTACGATCAACCTTCTCCAGAACAGCCCCGAGACTGTGACGCAGCTGCGGGAGCATACCAAGGCCATGTGGGCCCAGTTGGACCCTCGCAGTGATTGGGTATATTGCACCAGTTCCCCCGAGAACCCTATGATGATTCTGGTCCTCAAGCCAGAGGTGGTTGCTGCGAAGAAGCTGTCCCTGGACGACCAACAATTCTTGCTCCAAGATATTGTTGACGAG TGTCTCGCGAACGGTGTTCTCATTAGTCGCCTGAAGACTCTCCAGGATAACTTCGAGCCGAAGCAGATTGTTCCTCCTGCCTTGAAGGTTTGCGTGACAATCGGATTGACGAGAAAGGAGATTGAAAAGGCGGGAACGACCATCCGCCACGCGATTACGAAAGTTCTAAGCAAGAGGAAGTAA
- the scw4 gene encoding putative cell wall glucanase (Scw4) (CAZy:GH17;~COG:G;~EggNog:ENOG410PH6W;~InterPro:IPR017853;~SECRETED:SignalP(1-19)), translating to MKRLLYLLVVLLLSYVVRALPYDDHGKKRDLGPLGDLPGGDVIVWVDQAGNALANNVVGGGGNSNPTATADNSPATLPPLLPTLDDLDLSPAVPLPESTKNPKTGNYRRFGISYSPYNSDGSCKTQDQVNQDLDKLAQYGFVRIYGVDCDQTNKVAKAARQRNLKVFAGVFDLQNFPSSLDYITGAANGDWSVFHTINIGNELVNDGKNSITDVTNAVNTARNKLRAAGYQGPVVTVDTFSVLIQHPELCQASDYCAANCHAFFDNNNTADKAGQYVKDQANKVSKAARGKKTLISESGWPHNGQPNGKAVPSSQNQQKAIASLQQTFTGDNELVLFTAFDDLWKQDSPGTFGAEKFWGINQR from the exons ATGAAACGCCTTTTGTACCTCCTCgttgtgctgctgctcagcTATGTTGTCCGCGCACTTCCCTATG ACGACCATGGCAAAAAGCGCGATCTTGGCCCTCTGGGTGATCTTCCAGGAGGTGATGTGATTGTGTGGGTAGACCAAGCTGGAAATGCTCTTGCCAACAACgtcgtcggcggcggcggcaatTCAAACCCAACTGCGACGGCAGATAAT TCACCTGCAACTCTTCCACCATTGTTACCGACTCTCGATGATCTGGATCTCTCCCCCGCCGTCCCACTTCCTGAATCTACCAAGAACCCAAAGACCGGAAATTACCGTCGCTTTGGCATCTCCTACTCTCCCTATAACAGCGATGGCAGCTGCAAGACCCAAGACCAAGTCAACCAAGACCTGGACAAGCTGGCGCAGTACGGGTTCGTCCGGATCTACGGCGTAGACTGTGACCAGACGAACAAGGTTGCCAAAGCCGCGCGACAACGCAACCTGAAAGTCTTCGCTGGTGTTTTCGACCTGCAGAATTTCCCATCCAGTCTTGACTACATCACCGGGGCTGCCAATGGGGACTGGTCCGTCTTCCACACCATCAATATCGGCAACGAACTAGTCAACGATGGTAAGAACTCGATTACCGATGTCACCAACGCAGTAAACACAGCACGCAACAAGCTCCGCGCCGCAGGATACCAAGGACCCGTGGTAACGGTGGATACCTTCTCAGTCCTGATCCAACATCCCGAGCTCTGCCAAGCGTCCGATTACTGTGCTGCCAACTGCCATGCCTTCTTCgataacaacaacaccgcTGATAAAGCCGGCCAGTACGTCAAAGACCAAGCCAATAAAGTCTCCAAAGCGGCCCGCGGCAAGAAAACGCTTATTAGCGAGTCAGGATGGCCACATAACGGTCAGCCCAATGGCAAGGCTGTGCCGTCTTCGCAGAACCAACAAAAGGCAATTGCCAGCTTGCAGCAGACATTCACGGGCGATAATGAATTAGTTCTATTTACAGCCTTTGATGATCTGTGGAAGCAAGACTCCCCTGGTACTTTTGGAGCGGAGAAGTTCTGGGGCATCAATCAACGCTGA